CGACAACGGAAGAATCAACACCACCACTTAATGCACATAGCACTTGTTTGTTTCCAACTTGCTCGCGAATTTTTTCGATTTCTAGTTCAATGAAACTTTCCATTGACCAATCACCTTTTGCTCCGCAAATATCGAAAACAAATTGACGAATGATTTCATTGCCATAAACAGAGTGACGAACTTCGGGATGGAATTGCACCGCGAAAAGTCCACGTTCCTTATTCGCAATCGCGGCAATATCACAGCTTGGACTTGTTGCGATAATGTCAAAACCTTCCGGAGCCTTCGTGACATGATCCCCGTGACTCATCCAAACAGTTTGTTCTACAGGTAAATCTTTAAATAGCTCTGATTCTTTCACGACTGTAATGTCCGCTTTGCCGTATTCACGGCGATGCGCTTTTTCAACCGTTCCGCCTAAATGATGCGCCATTAACTGCATTCCATAACAAATACCTAGAACAGGAATTCCTAATGACAAAATATCTGGATCTACCGAAAAAGCATTTTCTCCGTAGACAGAATTTGGACCTCCAGAGAAGATAATACCTGTCGCATTCATTTCTTGAATGTCTGCCGCAGTGACGGTATGAGGATGTAATTCACTATAAACGCCGAATTCACGAATACGACGAGTGATTAGTTGGTTATATTGACTTCCGAAGTCTAAAACCACAATTTTTTCTTGCTCTTTTAACATGGGGGTTGCTGACAAACTTTCCACCTCATTTAGTTGAAATAAACGCTCCCTCTATATAAAAACGCGTACGAAAGAAAATCTTTGTACGCGTTTCATGTCCTACGAAAATAAAGGCAAAAAAGTCTACGCCAAATGACGCGACTTTTCCGCCTTCATAGTCAAGTTATTTCCGGCAACTTGGTAGAGACATCCGAACCGTATTATCGGACATATATGAGGGCATCGTTCTATCTAATTTGTACCCATTCTACCTACACTTCACACGAAAATCAACTAGTAGTACGATTGATTAAATTTTCCCAACTTTCTCTCAGTTTCGCATAATCATCACCCGTATTTTTATTCCCATAAAATCCTCGTTCAAAAGCAGCCGTTAGACGTCGCATATCTTTTGTTTCAAAGAACTGATCGACATACGTTGCATATTGTTGTAAAGTGTAGCCTTCTTGCTTCGTAATACCGTACAGTTCCAATTGTTTTAACAAACGATAGTAGCGCTTTTCAAACGTGTGCCAATCATTTTTCTGCAATCGATAATACGGAACGAGAATGCGTGGGAGCCAATATCTCCTAATTTTAAATAAAATGAAGACAACAATAGCGGTGATAATCCCCCACTTTAGAAGTGTTCCTTTTGAACGGTCTAACCAGTCGCGGAACGAATCCCATGCAGCATCTGCCCATTTCACAAAGGAAAAAGTCGCTTCCTTATCAACTTTTTGAGGCTTCGCTGTATCTGTTTCTTCAGGCGTTGGTGGAGGTTCTACCGTATTCGCCTCTACATCATATTCCACGTTTGTTGCGCCGGAGAAACCGATCGTTGGCTCAAATGCCACCCATCCAACATTCGGCATATAGGCTTCTACCCATGAATGGGCACTATTATTCGTCACTTCATAGAATGAATTTGGTCCTCGATCTTCCACTTCTTCGCCCTCTGCAAACCCTTTTGTCCAACGAGCTGGGATGCCTATTGAACGTAACATAACCACCATGGACGTAGAAAAGTTATCACAGTACCCCCGTTTTGATTCAAATAAAAATTGATCGACATAATCTTGCTTATCATCTGGTACAGGAATACTTGTCTGATCATAAACAAAGTTATTTCCTGAAAAATAGCGCTCAATGGCAACTGCTTTGTCGTAGAGAGAGCTTTGTGAAGCTGTGATCGTTTCTGCCAAATCTCGCACGCGTTGTGGCAACGTCTCTGGCAATTGCAAATAACGATCGAATTCGATTGGTAAATCTCTTGCCATTTCCGGCTTTGTCTCGCGTAGCGCCTTTAAACTATAGGTCGTTTCACTATAATTGATTGTGTACTGCGTTACATTCACAGGTCTTGCTTGAACATATGTCTCTACTTTTTGTTCATCTAACGACAGGGCGTATGAGATATCTTCTTGCGAATTAACGGAATCCATCCCATACGGATATACTAAAAATTCAAAGTCTTCCCGCATAGTAATTTCAGCAGTATCAGCATCTTCCGCTGGACCTACCGGGAAATCTGTTTCGATAGGTTGGTTATTCCCATAATTTACATATCGTTTTTCCGTCTCAGGTGTACTGACTTCCCACCCTTTCCCGGTATACACATCTTTGTTTTCGATTTTCCAATAAGTCCCATCTTCAATAATCGCTTCAAACACCACTGTGTCGTCGCCAATAAAGGAACCTCCAAGTTGCGAATCGTCCTCATCGTACCCAATCTTCGACACTGCTGGACGTAAGGTTCCGTTTGATGCTGTATCTTCAGCAAACGATTGTAAAAACGGCACTGGATCTTGCCATATTGGTCCCGCTTTTGGCAATAAATAACCGAACCCTACCGTTATCAAAACGATTACCACTAATGGAATGGACAAGCGACTGAATTTAGATGGAGAAAACGAGACTCGATTTTCATCATACAGTCGCGCAATTTTTAACAGTCCTGATAAGACCAATCCTAGCAACATAATCCGGATAATTGCATGGTCTCCATCGTAAGGACTAAACGTATCGAGCGAAGCAATAAACACTACCGTAAGGATAAAAAATAACAAAATACTCATCTTTACCCGTAACCAATGGTGAATTAAATAGGTGATCATCCAAAGTAAGGCGAAAAACAAAAATGTTCGAATTGGGTCCGTGATCAGGCCCCAATTCATCGAAAAAATAGCGATACCATTTTCTACTACTTGTTCAAGCAAAAATTTGGTTCCTTCAATCGGAGAAAACAGTTTTCCTTGATAGATAAAAACAAGCGCCCATCCGACAAACACCATTTTAATCAAAAATGCGTACACTTTTTTCATTTCTAAATAATCGACGATTAAACAAACAATCACAAAGAGTAAAAAAAGCGTTAAATAACCCGTAGATGTTAACTGCATAACAGGAATGAGCCATTCACGGAGTAGCAAAAATACGAGTACATATAGAATTAGCTGTACAATTCCAGTATGAGGACG
The Paenisporosarcina cavernae genome window above contains:
- a CDS encoding DUF4129 domain-containing transglutaminase family protein; its protein translation is MTNTSRPHTGIVQLILYVLVFLLLREWLIPVMQLTSTGYLTLFLLFVIVCLIVDYLEMKKVYAFLIKMVFVGWALVFIYQGKLFSPIEGTKFLLEQVVENGIAIFSMNWGLITDPIRTFLFFALLWMITYLIHHWLRVKMSILLFFILTVVFIASLDTFSPYDGDHAIIRIMLLGLVLSGLLKIARLYDENRVSFSPSKFSRLSIPLVVIVLITVGFGYLLPKAGPIWQDPVPFLQSFAEDTASNGTLRPAVSKIGYDEDDSQLGGSFIGDDTVVFEAIIEDGTYWKIENKDVYTGKGWEVSTPETEKRYVNYGNNQPIETDFPVGPAEDADTAEITMREDFEFLVYPYGMDSVNSQEDISYALSLDEQKVETYVQARPVNVTQYTINYSETTYSLKALRETKPEMARDLPIEFDRYLQLPETLPQRVRDLAETITASQSSLYDKAVAIERYFSGNNFVYDQTSIPVPDDKQDYVDQFLFESKRGYCDNFSTSMVVMLRSIGIPARWTKGFAEGEEVEDRGPNSFYEVTNNSAHSWVEAYMPNVGWVAFEPTIGFSGATNVEYDVEANTVEPPPTPEETDTAKPQKVDKEATFSFVKWADAAWDSFRDWLDRSKGTLLKWGIITAIVVFILFKIRRYWLPRILVPYYRLQKNDWHTFEKRYYRLLKQLELYGITKQEGYTLQQYATYVDQFFETKDMRRLTAAFERGFYGNKNTGDDYAKLRESWENLINRTTS